One window from the genome of Pseudomonas sp. L5B5 encodes:
- a CDS encoding CusA/CzcA family heavy metal efflux RND transporter: MFERIIQFAIEQRIIVLLAVLLMAGVGIASYQKLPIDAVPDITNVQVQINSAAPGFSPLETEQRITFPIETAMAGLPGLQQTRSLSRSGLSQVTVIFKDGTDVFFARQLVNERLQVAREQLPEGVEAQMGPISTGLGEIFLWTVEAEEGARKEDGSPYTPTDLRVIQDWIIKPQLRNVPGVAEINTIGGFAKEYQIAPDPKRLAAYRLTLTDLVTALERNNANVGAGYIERSGEQLLIRAPGQLASIEDIANIVISSSDGTPIRVRNVAQVDIGRELRTGAATENGREVVLGTVFMLIGENSRTVSQAVAKRLEEINRTLPEGVVAVTVYDRTNLVEKAIATVKKNLFEGALLVIVILFLFLGNIRAALITALVIPLSMLFTFTGMSSNKVSANLMSLGALDFGIIVDGAVVIVENAIRRLAHAQQHHGRMLTRSERLHEVFAAAKEARRALIFGQLIIMVVYLPIFALTGVAGKMFHPMAFTVVMALLGAMILSVTFVPAAIALFVTGKVKEEENLLMRNAKRGYAPVLDWVMQRRGLTFALAGAILLGSGLVASRMGSEFIPSLSEGDFALQALRVPGTSLTQSVDMQQRLEKTLLAQVPEVERVFARTGTAEIASDPMPPNISDSYVMLKPKAQWPDPGKSREALIADIQRASAQVPGSAYELSQPIQLRFNELISGVRSDVAVKVFGDDMTVLNKTANEIASALQGLSGASEVKVEQTSGLPVLTINIDRDKAARFGLNVGDVQDTIAVAVGGRQAGTLYEGDRRFDMVVRLSDQLRTDIEGLSRLLIPIPPTAGSVNGQIGFIALSEVASLDLVLGPNQISRENGKRLVIVSANVRGRDIGSFVEEAATLITDKVKVPAGYWTTWGGQFEQLQEASRRLQVVVPVALLLVFGLLFMMFNNLKDGLLVFTGIPFALTGGIMALWLRDIPLSISAGVGFIALSGVAVLNGLVMIAFIRNLREEGRSLPVAIREGALTRLRPVLMTALVASLGFVPMALATGTGAEVQRPLATVVIGGILSSTVLTLLVLPALYQWAYRRED; the protein is encoded by the coding sequence ATGTTTGAACGCATCATTCAATTCGCCATCGAGCAGCGCATCATCGTCCTGCTGGCGGTCCTGCTGATGGCCGGCGTCGGCATTGCCAGCTACCAGAAACTGCCGATCGATGCCGTACCCGACATCACCAACGTCCAGGTGCAGATCAACTCCGCGGCGCCAGGATTCTCGCCACTCGAGACCGAACAGCGCATCACCTTTCCCATCGAGACCGCCATGGCCGGGTTGCCCGGCTTGCAGCAGACCCGCTCGCTGTCGCGTTCGGGCTTGTCCCAGGTGACGGTGATCTTCAAGGACGGCACCGATGTGTTCTTTGCCCGGCAGCTGGTCAACGAGCGCCTGCAAGTGGCTCGCGAACAACTGCCCGAAGGCGTGGAGGCGCAGATGGGGCCGATCTCCACCGGGCTGGGGGAAATCTTCCTCTGGACCGTGGAGGCGGAGGAAGGCGCACGCAAGGAAGATGGCAGCCCCTATACGCCGACCGACCTGCGGGTGATCCAGGACTGGATCATCAAGCCGCAGTTGCGCAACGTTCCCGGCGTGGCCGAGATCAACACCATCGGCGGCTTCGCCAAGGAGTACCAGATCGCCCCGGACCCCAAGCGCCTGGCGGCCTACCGCTTGACCCTGACCGACCTGGTGACGGCCCTGGAACGCAACAATGCCAACGTCGGTGCCGGTTACATCGAGCGCAGCGGCGAGCAACTGCTGATCCGCGCCCCGGGGCAGTTGGCCTCGATCGAGGACATCGCCAACATTGTCATCAGCAGCAGCGACGGCACGCCGATCCGCGTGCGCAACGTGGCCCAGGTGGACATCGGTCGTGAACTGCGCACCGGCGCGGCCACCGAGAACGGCCGGGAAGTGGTGCTGGGCACGGTGTTCATGCTGATCGGCGAGAACAGCCGTACGGTCTCCCAGGCGGTGGCCAAGCGGCTTGAGGAGATCAATCGCACGTTGCCTGAAGGGGTGGTGGCGGTCACGGTGTACGACCGCACCAACCTGGTGGAGAAAGCCATCGCCACGGTGAAGAAGAACCTCTTCGAGGGCGCGCTGCTGGTGATCGTGATTCTGTTCCTGTTCCTGGGCAATATCCGCGCGGCGCTGATCACCGCCCTGGTGATCCCGCTGTCGATGCTGTTCACCTTCACCGGCATGTCCAGCAACAAGGTCAGTGCCAACCTCATGAGCCTCGGGGCCCTGGACTTCGGGATCATCGTCGACGGCGCAGTGGTGATCGTCGAGAACGCCATCCGCCGGCTGGCCCATGCGCAGCAGCACCACGGGCGCATGCTGACCCGCTCCGAGCGCCTGCACGAAGTCTTTGCCGCAGCCAAGGAAGCCCGGCGCGCGCTGATCTTCGGCCAGTTGATCATCATGGTGGTGTACCTGCCGATCTTCGCCCTCACCGGGGTGGCCGGGAAGATGTTCCACCCCATGGCATTCACCGTGGTCATGGCCCTGCTGGGGGCGATGATTCTCTCGGTGACCTTCGTCCCGGCCGCCATCGCGCTGTTCGTCACCGGCAAGGTCAAGGAAGAGGAAAACCTGCTGATGCGCAACGCCAAGCGCGGCTACGCGCCGGTGCTGGACTGGGTGATGCAGCGTCGCGGGCTGACGTTTGCCCTGGCCGGGGCGATCCTGCTGGGCAGCGGCCTGGTGGCCAGCCGCATGGGCAGTGAATTCATCCCCAGCCTCAGCGAGGGCGACTTCGCCCTGCAGGCCCTGCGAGTGCCGGGCACCAGCCTGACCCAATCGGTGGACATGCAGCAGCGCCTGGAAAAGACCCTGTTGGCCCAGGTGCCGGAAGTGGAGCGGGTGTTCGCCCGGACCGGCACCGCGGAGATCGCCTCGGACCCGATGCCGCCGAACATTTCCGACAGCTACGTGATGCTCAAGCCCAAGGCGCAGTGGCCTGATCCGGGCAAGTCGCGGGAGGCGCTGATCGCCGATATCCAGCGTGCCAGTGCCCAGGTGCCCGGCAGTGCCTACGAGCTCTCGCAGCCGATCCAGCTGCGCTTCAACGAACTGATTTCCGGGGTGCGCAGCGATGTGGCGGTCAAGGTCTTCGGTGACGACATGACGGTGCTGAACAAGACCGCCAACGAGATCGCCAGCGCCTTGCAGGGCCTGTCCGGTGCTTCGGAGGTCAAGGTCGAGCAGACCTCCGGCCTGCCGGTGCTGACCATCAACATCGACCGCGACAAGGCCGCACGCTTCGGCCTGAACGTCGGGGATGTGCAGGACACCATTGCCGTGGCCGTGGGCGGGCGCCAGGCGGGCACCCTGTACGAGGGCGACCGGCGCTTCGACATGGTGGTGCGCCTGTCCGACCAATTGCGTACCGACATCGAGGGACTGTCGCGGCTGCTGATCCCGATCCCGCCGACGGCGGGCAGCGTCAACGGGCAGATCGGCTTCATCGCCCTGTCGGAGGTGGCCAGCCTCGACCTGGTCCTGGGGCCCAACCAGATCAGCCGGGAAAACGGCAAGCGCCTGGTGATCGTCAGTGCCAACGTGCGTGGCCGCGATATTGGCTCCTTTGTCGAAGAGGCCGCGACCCTGATCACCGACAAGGTGAAGGTCCCGGCGGGGTACTGGACCACCTGGGGTGGCCAGTTCGAACAGTTGCAGGAAGCGTCCCGACGCCTGCAGGTGGTCGTGCCGGTGGCGTTGCTGCTGGTGTTCGGCCTGTTGTTCATGATGTTCAACAACCTCAAGGACGGGCTGCTGGTGTTCACCGGCATTCCCTTCGCATTGACCGGCGGGATCATGGCCCTGTGGTTGCGGGACATTCCGCTGTCGATCTCCGCGGGGGTCGGTTTCATCGCCTTGTCGGGGGTGGCGGTGCTCAACGGCCTGGTGATGATCGCGTTCATCCGCAACCTGCGAGAGGAAGGGCGGTCGCTGCCCGTGGCCATTCGCGAGGGCGCCCTGACGCGCCTGCGCCCGGTGCTGATGACGGCGCTGGTGGCATCCCTGGGTTTCGTGCCCATGGCCCTGGCCACTGGCACCGGCGCCGAAGTGCAGCGGCCCCTGGCCACGGTGGTGATCGGCGGCATCCTGTCGTCCACCGTCCTCACCCTGCTGGTGTTGCCTGCGCTGTACCAATGGGCCTACCGCCGGGAGGACTGA
- a CDS encoding REP-associated tyrosine transposase produces MWGRPDGYRLFKGRRSEIGRIYSVTVVTEHRRRVFDDFHLGRLVVEQLRAQHDAGLTRTLAWVVMPDHLHWLFQLRKCSLDEALCRLKSRSGRNINLHLSNRGRLWQKGYFKQAVRREENLKAIARYIILNPVRAGLVQRVGDYPLWDAAWL; encoded by the coding sequence ATGTGGGGCCGACCTGATGGTTATCGCCTGTTCAAGGGGCGACGTTCGGAGATTGGCAGGATCTACTCGGTGACGGTTGTTACTGAGCACCGACGCAGGGTATTCGATGATTTCCATCTCGGCCGCCTGGTGGTCGAGCAACTCAGAGCCCAGCACGATGCAGGCCTGACCCGAACCCTGGCCTGGGTTGTGATGCCCGACCACCTGCATTGGTTGTTCCAACTGCGAAAGTGCTCGTTGGACGAAGCGTTGTGTCGGCTCAAGTCCAGAAGCGGGCGCAACATCAATCTGCACCTGAGCAACCGTGGCCGCCTCTGGCAGAAGGGCTACTTCAAGCAAGCCGTGCGGCGGGAAGAGAACCTTAAAGCGATTGCTCGCTACATCATTCTCAACCCGGTCCGTGCCGGTCTGGTCCAGCGGGTCGGCGACTACCCACTTTGGGATGCGGCCTGGCTCTGA
- a CDS encoding OprD family porin produces the protein MRINPPLSLSVLVTALGLGPMVATAAEERPEGFIEGSSLNVLLRNYYFNRDDRKGQSSPTGNGYSETWAQAVIGKFESGFTQGTVGFGLDAFVMQAFKLDAGTGRSGGKGSFGMMPVNGANEPLDSYGKVGGAAKLRVMDTVVKVGDVFPMTPVVHYGDSRLMPQSFRGFTLENTSISDLKLQGGRLHAMSQPNQSSLRDGFVTFYKGKVDSPWVGYFGGDYQLNPNLSFSLYGSRLKDAWDQRYFGVSGKYPLSSEFTLFSAFNYYNVVDEGRKQLGDLNNNIWSAKVGATFGAHTLALSHQRNNGSNPFDYLRQSDSIFLDNSVQYSDFNAPKERSWMLRYDLDMQTLGVPGLTFMARYGRGRGADYSGANAMYMQRDAAGDPLTGQRRWERDIEAKYVFQSGQLKDLSLRIRQATVRSSRFESDLEEFRLIVEYPLALL, from the coding sequence ATGCGTATCAACCCTCCTCTGTCCCTGTCCGTGCTCGTCACGGCACTGGGGCTCGGTCCCATGGTGGCGACAGCCGCCGAGGAACGTCCCGAAGGCTTTATCGAAGGCAGCAGCCTCAACGTGCTGCTGCGCAACTACTACTTCAATCGCGACGATCGCAAGGGCCAGTCCAGCCCCACCGGCAACGGCTACTCCGAAACCTGGGCCCAGGCCGTGATCGGCAAGTTCGAATCCGGCTTCACCCAGGGCACCGTGGGTTTTGGCCTCGATGCCTTCGTCATGCAGGCCTTCAAGCTTGATGCCGGCACCGGACGCAGTGGCGGCAAAGGCTCATTCGGCATGATGCCGGTGAACGGCGCCAACGAACCGCTCGACAGCTATGGCAAGGTCGGTGGAGCGGCAAAACTGCGGGTCATGGATACCGTGGTCAAAGTCGGCGACGTGTTCCCCATGACGCCCGTGGTCCACTACGGCGATTCGCGCCTGATGCCGCAGAGCTTTCGCGGCTTCACCCTGGAGAACACCAGCATCAGCGACCTGAAGCTGCAGGGCGGGCGCCTGCATGCCATGAGCCAGCCGAACCAGAGCAGCTTGCGCGACGGTTTTGTCACCTTCTACAAGGGCAAAGTGGACTCGCCCTGGGTCGGCTACTTCGGTGGCGACTACCAACTCAACCCCAACCTCAGCTTCAGCCTCTATGGCAGCCGCCTCAAGGACGCTTGGGACCAGCGCTACTTCGGTGTCTCCGGCAAGTACCCGCTGTCCAGCGAGTTCACCCTGTTCAGCGCCTTCAACTACTACAACGTGGTGGACGAGGGCAGGAAACAGCTGGGTGACTTGAACAACAATATCTGGAGCGCCAAGGTCGGCGCCACCTTTGGCGCCCACACCCTGGCCCTGTCCCATCAACGCAACAATGGCAGCAACCCCTTCGACTACCTGCGGCAATCGGACTCGATCTTCCTCGACAACTCGGTCCAGTACAGCGACTTCAACGCGCCCAAGGAGCGCTCCTGGATGCTGCGCTACGACCTGGACATGCAGACCCTGGGGGTCCCTGGACTGACGTTCATGGCCCGCTACGGGCGCGGTCGGGGCGCCGACTACAGCGGCGCCAACGCGATGTACATGCAGCGCGACGCCGCGGGCGACCCGTTGACCGGCCAGCGCCGCTGGGAACGGGACATCGAGGCCAAGTACGTGTTCCAGAGCGGGCAGCTCAAGGACCTGTCGTTGCGCATCCGCCAGGCCACTGTGCGCTCCAGCCGGTTCGAGTCGGACCTGGAGGAATTCCGGCTGATCGTCGAGTACCCCCTCGCCCTGCTCTGA
- a CDS encoding DUF2790 domain-containing protein encodes MKPLKLTIAALLLAMSTLALAEGGGDRTFARAMLENEKAMQRYAMKQGKEAPVVQNYSYGMKLDIVRVVSVTPPIKSCQVVPSRMTYEDSTGQLRTIEYQVMGQCRTNGS; translated from the coding sequence ATGAAACCGCTCAAACTGACCATCGCCGCGCTGCTGCTGGCCATGTCCACCCTGGCCCTGGCCGAAGGCGGCGGTGACCGCACCTTTGCCCGGGCCATGCTGGAAAATGAAAAGGCCATGCAGCGCTATGCCATGAAGCAGGGCAAGGAGGCGCCAGTGGTGCAGAACTACAGCTACGGCATGAAGCTGGACATCGTCCGGGTGGTCAGCGTCACCCCGCCGATCAAGTCTTGCCAGGTGGTGCCTTCACGCATGACCTACGAAGACTCCACTGGCCAGCTCAGGACCATCGAGTACCAGGTCATGGGCCAGTGCCGTACCAATGGCAGTTGA
- a CDS encoding RidA family protein has product MDASRKALFLQAAAQVGHSFEGEMRIGGNYVTAVRNGDEVYVSGQIPRVDNTVMVVGRVGAETSLEQGRHAAQICTLRALAILEQTLGDLERIKRILRINVYVQSAADFTQQSEVADGASEILYSVFAEAGVHTRTSIGVYQLPKNASVEVDMIVALHPGSAPD; this is encoded by the coding sequence ATGGATGCATCACGCAAGGCACTTTTCCTTCAAGCCGCAGCACAGGTCGGCCACAGTTTCGAAGGCGAGATGCGCATTGGCGGCAACTACGTGACGGCAGTACGGAACGGTGACGAGGTCTACGTCAGCGGGCAAATCCCGCGGGTGGACAACACCGTAATGGTGGTGGGCCGGGTCGGCGCCGAAACCTCACTGGAACAGGGCCGGCACGCGGCGCAGATCTGCACTTTGAGGGCCCTGGCGATTCTCGAGCAGACGCTGGGCGATCTTGAGCGAATCAAGCGCATCCTGCGGATCAATGTCTACGTCCAGAGCGCGGCGGACTTCACCCAGCAGAGCGAAGTGGCGGACGGTGCCTCGGAGATCCTGTATTCGGTGTTTGCCGAAGCCGGCGTGCATACCCGAACCTCGATCGGGGTTTATCAGTTGCCCAAGAACGCTTCGGTGGAGGTCGACATGATCGTGGCCCTGCACCCCGGATCAGCGCCGGACTGA
- a CDS encoding GNAT family N-acetyltransferase, producing MAHLLIAAPQLDDLNDLLSFEEENRAFFEASINARLPGYYSSEGVAEAIVQAQQDAEADRGYQFLIREEGLLVGRINLHRVQRPYFNCAELGYRVGARFTGRGIARAAVSQVLQRAFGELRLSRIEANARPENLGSIRVLETSGFSRYGHSRRSFLLHGQWFDRLHYECHVPLQP from the coding sequence ATGGCGCACCTGCTGATCGCCGCTCCCCAGCTCGACGACCTGAATGACCTGCTGAGCTTCGAGGAGGAAAACCGCGCATTCTTCGAGGCCTCGATCAACGCCCGTCTTCCTGGCTACTACTCCAGCGAAGGCGTCGCCGAGGCGATCGTCCAGGCGCAACAGGACGCCGAGGCGGATCGGGGCTATCAGTTCTTGATTCGCGAAGAAGGACTGCTGGTGGGACGCATCAACCTGCACCGGGTCCAGCGCCCCTACTTCAATTGCGCCGAACTGGGCTACCGGGTCGGTGCCCGCTTCACCGGCCGGGGCATCGCCAGGGCGGCGGTGTCCCAGGTGTTGCAGCGGGCCTTCGGCGAGCTGCGCCTGAGCCGTATCGAAGCCAATGCCCGACCGGAGAACCTCGGCTCGATCCGCGTGCTCGAGACCTCCGGGTTTTCCCGCTATGGCCACTCACGCCGCAGCTTCCTGCTCCACGGCCAGTGGTTCGATCGCCTGCACTACGAGTGCCACGTGCCGTTGCAGCCCTGA
- a CDS encoding LysR family transcriptional regulator: MDKLEQYRVFIQVADMGSFIKAAHVLELPRATVSSAVQQLETGLGTRLLHRTTRQVQLTADGAILLERARRLLADAAELNQLFHHRQVDVSGRLNIDVPSRIARRLIVPALPQWLAQYPGLQLALGACDRSIDLVQEGVDCAIRVGSLADSSLIARPLGQLALINCASPAYLASHGEPHGPQDLQNGQWMIGYASPDTGREQPWEYLLEGREHLVGLPSRVIVNNVENYIACCRQGLGLIQVPRFDVQHLLDRGELVQVLHQLPVAPMDICALYPDRRHRSRRLNVFIEWFAELIRPHLQS, translated from the coding sequence ATGGATAAACTTGAGCAGTACCGGGTGTTCATCCAGGTGGCCGACATGGGCAGCTTCATCAAGGCCGCCCATGTCCTGGAGTTGCCCAGGGCCACGGTGTCGTCGGCGGTGCAACAGCTGGAAACCGGCCTCGGCACTCGCCTGCTGCACCGCACCACGCGCCAGGTACAACTGACCGCCGATGGCGCCATTCTGCTGGAACGGGCGCGGCGCCTGCTGGCTGATGCAGCGGAACTCAACCAGCTGTTTCATCATCGCCAGGTGGATGTCAGCGGCCGCCTGAACATCGACGTGCCCAGCCGGATCGCCCGCCGCCTCATCGTCCCCGCGCTGCCCCAGTGGCTGGCGCAGTACCCCGGCCTGCAACTGGCCCTGGGCGCCTGCGACCGCAGCATCGACCTGGTCCAGGAAGGCGTCGATTGCGCGATCCGCGTCGGCAGCCTGGCCGACAGCAGCCTGATCGCCCGCCCCCTCGGGCAACTGGCGCTGATCAACTGCGCCAGCCCCGCCTACCTTGCCAGCCACGGCGAGCCCCATGGCCCCCAGGACCTGCAGAACGGCCAGTGGATGATCGGCTACGCCTCCCCGGATACCGGCCGCGAACAACCCTGGGAATACCTGCTCGAAGGTCGCGAGCACCTGGTGGGGCTGCCTAGCCGAGTGATCGTCAACAACGTGGAAAACTACATCGCTTGCTGTCGCCAGGGACTGGGCCTGATTCAGGTCCCGCGTTTCGATGTGCAGCACTTGCTGGACCGTGGCGAGCTGGTGCAAGTGCTGCACCAGTTGCCCGTGGCACCCATGGATATCTGCGCGCTCTACCCCGATCGGCGCCACCGCTCGCGTCGCCTCAATGTGTTCATCGAATGGTTCGCCGAACTGATCCGGCCGCACTTGCAGTCATGA
- a CDS encoding SDR family oxidoreductase gives MVDHSLNDKVVLIAGGVKNLGGLIARDLARHGARAVAVHYNSDASHTDAQATLAALEELGVQAHAWQADLTSADAVERLFNEVRARFGKIDIAINTVGKVLKKPIVEISEEEYDQMFAVNAKSAFFFIKEAGKHLEDNGKLVTLVTSLLGAFTPFYAAYGGSKAPVEHFTRAAAKEFGTRGISVTAVGPGPMDTPFFYPAEGADAVAYHRSAAALSPSSKTGLTDIEDVVPFIRHLVTEGWWITGQTLLINGGYTTK, from the coding sequence ATGGTCGACCATTCCCTGAATGACAAAGTCGTGCTGATCGCCGGTGGGGTGAAGAACCTCGGCGGCCTGATTGCCCGCGACCTCGCCCGCCACGGCGCCCGGGCCGTAGCCGTGCACTACAACAGCGACGCCAGCCACACCGATGCCCAGGCGACCCTTGCAGCGCTCGAGGAACTGGGGGTCCAGGCCCACGCCTGGCAAGCCGACCTGACCAGCGCCGACGCCGTAGAGCGTCTGTTCAACGAGGTCAGGGCGCGCTTCGGCAAGATCGACATCGCCATCAACACGGTGGGCAAGGTCCTGAAGAAACCCATCGTCGAGATCAGCGAGGAGGAGTACGACCAGATGTTCGCGGTCAACGCCAAGAGCGCCTTCTTTTTCATCAAGGAGGCCGGCAAGCACCTGGAAGACAACGGCAAGCTGGTGACCCTGGTGACGTCGCTGCTGGGCGCCTTCACGCCGTTCTATGCCGCCTATGGCGGGTCCAAGGCCCCGGTGGAACATTTCACCCGGGCGGCTGCCAAGGAGTTCGGCACCCGGGGCATCTCGGTGACCGCCGTGGGGCCGGGGCCGATGGACACACCATTCTTCTACCCGGCCGAAGGTGCCGACGCCGTGGCCTATCACCGGAGCGCCGCGGCGCTGTCGCCATCGAGCAAGACCGGCCTCACCGACATCGAGGACGTGGTGCCCTTCATCCGCCACCTGGTGACCGAGGGCTGGTGGATCACCGGCCAGACCTTGCTGATCAACGGCGGCTATACCACCAAGTAA
- a CDS encoding flavin reductase family protein, with product MPAFRRSVPLVKAYRLLNHGPTVLVSAAHDGQRNVMAAAWAMPLDFQPPKVAVVLDKTTWTRQLLEASGSFVLNVPCVAQVDITQSLGNSSGLELNQAGRDKFTAYGLATFSGQSLAAPLLEGCVAWLECRLLPEPHNHQQYDLFLGEVIAAQADSRVFSEGRWHFDGHDRLRTLHHVAGGHFLAIGDSVDGRQLPLADAL from the coding sequence ATGCCCGCATTTCGCCGTTCGGTCCCCCTGGTCAAGGCCTATCGTCTACTCAACCACGGTCCCACCGTATTGGTCAGCGCCGCCCATGACGGGCAGCGCAATGTCATGGCGGCGGCCTGGGCCATGCCGCTGGATTTCCAGCCACCGAAAGTCGCGGTGGTGCTCGACAAGACCACCTGGACCCGGCAACTGCTGGAAGCTTCCGGCAGCTTCGTGCTCAACGTGCCCTGTGTCGCCCAGGTCGATATCACCCAGAGCCTGGGCAACAGCTCCGGCCTGGAACTGAACCAGGCTGGTCGCGACAAGTTCACCGCCTATGGCCTGGCGACGTTCTCCGGCCAGAGCCTGGCGGCGCCGCTGCTGGAGGGCTGCGTGGCCTGGCTGGAATGCCGGCTGCTGCCCGAACCGCATAATCACCAGCAATACGACCTGTTCCTCGGCGAAGTGATTGCCGCCCAGGCCGACTCGCGGGTGTTCAGCGAGGGCCGCTGGCATTTCGACGGCCATGATCGACTGCGCACTCTGCACCATGTGGCGGGTGGGCATTTCCTGGCCATCGGCGACAGTGTCGACGGTCGCCAGCTGCCTTTGGCCGACGCTCTGTGA
- a CDS encoding SDR family oxidoreductase gives MSISPSPVRHLLVIGGYGVVGTAVVELLAATPGWRLTTAARRSPPTTLLNGSPAPAHISVDLMDAEASRHAFADLGSVTDLVFCAYSERQTMAATVAPNLALLEHSLEALRQAGARLGQVVLIGGGKSYGEHLGPYKTPAKESDPRFMGPIFYNDQEDLLWHMAERQGFTWTVLRPDGVIGPSLNSPMNLLTGLASFAAISQALHLPLRFPGSLGAWTALHQATDSRVLAQAVLWALQSPNARQQVFNVTNGDHFRWQQLWPEIAGFFGLDSAVPQPMNLELQMADKAALWQSLVRDHGLRQTPWEQMAAWPFVDGWLNAGYDMVQSTIKIRQAGFQGCIDSHQSVLEQLQRLRDYRLIP, from the coding sequence ATGAGCATTTCCCCTTCTCCTGTGCGGCACCTGCTGGTCATCGGTGGTTACGGTGTCGTCGGTACTGCGGTGGTCGAGCTGTTGGCGGCAACGCCGGGTTGGCGGCTAACCACCGCCGCTCGCCGCAGCCCGCCGACGACCCTGCTCAACGGTAGCCCGGCGCCTGCCCACATCAGCGTCGATCTGATGGACGCCGAGGCCAGTCGGCATGCCTTCGCCGATCTGGGGAGCGTCACCGACCTGGTGTTCTGCGCCTACAGCGAACGCCAGACCATGGCCGCCACTGTCGCCCCGAACCTGGCGCTGCTCGAACACAGTCTCGAGGCCCTGCGCCAGGCCGGGGCACGGCTGGGCCAGGTGGTGCTGATCGGTGGTGGCAAGTCCTATGGCGAACACCTGGGCCCTTACAAGACCCCGGCCAAGGAAAGCGACCCGCGGTTCATGGGCCCGATCTTCTACAACGACCAGGAAGACCTGCTGTGGCACATGGCCGAGCGCCAAGGGTTCACCTGGACCGTGCTGCGTCCGGACGGGGTCATCGGTCCCAGCCTCAATTCGCCGATGAACCTGCTGACCGGCCTGGCCAGCTTCGCCGCCATCAGCCAGGCGCTGCACCTGCCGCTGCGCTTTCCCGGTAGCCTGGGCGCCTGGACGGCCCTGCACCAGGCCACCGACTCCCGGGTACTGGCCCAGGCGGTGCTGTGGGCCCTGCAATCGCCCAACGCCCGACAGCAAGTGTTCAACGTCACCAACGGCGATCATTTTCGCTGGCAGCAACTCTGGCCCGAGATCGCCGGATTCTTCGGCCTGGACAGCGCAGTGCCGCAGCCGATGAACCTGGAGTTGCAGATGGCCGACAAGGCCGCCCTGTGGCAAAGCCTCGTCAGGGATCACGGACTGCGCCAGACGCCCTGGGAGCAGATGGCCGCATGGCCTTTTGTCGATGGTTGGCTCAACGCCGGGTACGACATGGTGCAAAGCACCATCAAGATCCGCCAGGCGGGGTTCCAGGGCTGCATCGACAGTCACCAGAGTGTCCTCGAGCAACTGCAGCGCCTGCGCGACTACCGGCTGATCCCCTGA
- a CDS encoding LysR family transcriptional regulator translates to MSGSEINRFAEMETFVAVVECAGLSAAARLRRVTPSSVSKLLARLEARLGVRLLNRSTRQLQLTPEGLGFYNNSLRLLADLREAEGEASSGRAPTGRVRVNTSASFGLHVLAPLVAEFVQRYPAVSLDLIHSDALVDLLGEHTDVAIRTGPLADSQLVARKLGQTRSLIVGSPAYLARCGTPQTLEQLSRHCLLGFDYARALPGWHSGHVQPQARVQASDGEALRHLALHGVGLAQLAAFTIADDLAAGRLVPVLESFNQAPVESFYAVYIGRGGHLPARVRVFIDFLLERVRL, encoded by the coding sequence ATGTCGGGCAGCGAGATCAACCGATTTGCCGAGATGGAAACCTTCGTCGCCGTGGTGGAATGCGCAGGCTTGTCGGCGGCCGCCAGGCTGCGCCGGGTGACACCCTCTTCGGTGAGCAAGCTGCTGGCCCGGCTCGAGGCGCGGCTGGGAGTGCGCCTGCTCAACCGTTCCACTCGGCAACTGCAACTGACTCCCGAAGGGCTGGGGTTCTACAACAACAGCCTGCGCCTGTTGGCAGACCTGCGCGAAGCCGAGGGCGAGGCCAGCAGCGGTCGAGCACCGACTGGGCGGGTGCGGGTCAACACCAGCGCCTCCTTTGGTCTGCATGTACTGGCGCCGTTGGTGGCCGAGTTCGTCCAACGGTATCCGGCGGTCTCCCTGGACCTGATCCACAGCGATGCACTAGTGGACCTGCTGGGCGAGCACACCGATGTAGCGATCCGGACCGGGCCCCTGGCGGATTCGCAGTTGGTGGCGCGCAAGCTAGGGCAGACCCGCAGCCTTATCGTCGGCTCCCCGGCCTACCTGGCTCGTTGCGGCACTCCGCAGACCCTGGAGCAACTTTCCAGGCATTGCCTGCTGGGCTTCGACTATGCCCGGGCGCTGCCGGGCTGGCACTCGGGGCATGTGCAACCCCAGGCCCGAGTACAGGCCAGCGATGGAGAAGCCCTGCGGCATCTGGCGCTGCATGGGGTCGGGTTGGCGCAACTGGCGGCGTTCACCATTGCCGATGACTTGGCGGCGGGCCGTTTAGTCCCGGTGCTGGAGTCGTTCAACCAGGCGCCGGTGGAAAGCTTCTACGCGGTTTACATAGGGCGGGGCGGACATCTGCCGGCGCGGGTCCGGGTGTTCATCGATTTCCTGCTGGAGCGGGTGCGCCTGTAG